The Prevotella sp. E9-3 genome has a window encoding:
- a CDS encoding DegT/DnrJ/EryC1/StrS aminotransferase family protein has translation MKSMKIPFSPPDMSEEEAKEVREAILSGWITTGPRTKKLEAQISEYVGTVKAVCLSSATAAMEMMLHLLDIQPEDEVIVPAYTYTATASVTQHVGCRLVMVDSQKDNVEMDYEQLEQAITEKTKVIMPVDIAGIVADYDRVYEIVERKKSLFRPANALQAKIGRIVVTADCAHSFGAVRKGKKAGAIADFSAFSFHAVKNFTTAEGGALTWKLPFGNDIVPTDVDYMPTVPKIEDETWNEMLYRISQLFSLHGQNKDALAKTKAGMWEYDIIGPWYKCNMTDIMASLGLVQMRRYPKMLERRQEIVARYNAALDGLNVAVLNHKDAEHCSSHHLYMVRLPGKSREEVNRVMEQMAERGIATNVHFKPLPMMTAYKTLGFDIADYPNAYHLFENEITLPLYTRLTDEEVDYVITNFVDVIRDL, from the coding sequence ATGAAATCGATGAAAATTCCTTTCTCACCTCCTGATATGAGTGAGGAAGAGGCAAAAGAAGTAAGAGAGGCTATATTGTCTGGATGGATTACGACAGGGCCGCGAACAAAGAAACTGGAGGCACAGATATCAGAATACGTTGGGACTGTTAAAGCAGTTTGTCTGAGTTCGGCAACAGCAGCCATGGAGATGATGCTCCATTTGCTGGATATACAACCGGAAGATGAAGTAATCGTTCCAGCATACACCTATACGGCTACGGCCTCAGTTACACAACATGTGGGTTGCCGGTTGGTCATGGTGGATAGCCAGAAGGACAATGTTGAGATGGACTATGAGCAGCTGGAGCAGGCTATCACGGAGAAAACCAAGGTAATCATGCCAGTGGATATTGCAGGCATCGTGGCAGACTATGACAGGGTGTATGAAATTGTAGAGCGGAAAAAGAGCCTGTTCAGACCTGCCAACGCGCTGCAGGCGAAGATAGGCAGAATTGTTGTGACGGCTGATTGTGCCCATTCATTTGGTGCTGTACGAAAGGGAAAGAAGGCTGGCGCCATCGCTGATTTCAGCGCATTCAGTTTCCATGCAGTGAAAAACTTCACTACTGCTGAGGGGGGTGCTCTGACATGGAAATTGCCTTTCGGGAATGATATTGTACCGACTGATGTTGATTATATGCCAACTGTGCCGAAGATAGAAGATGAAACTTGGAATGAGATGCTGTACAGAATTTCCCAACTGTTCAGCCTGCATGGACAGAACAAGGATGCTCTAGCCAAAACAAAGGCCGGTATGTGGGAATACGACATCATCGGCCCTTGGTATAAATGTAACATGACGGACATCATGGCATCTCTTGGCTTGGTGCAGATGCGGCGTTATCCCAAGATGTTGGAGAGAAGACAGGAGATTGTGGCTCGCTACAATGCCGCACTCGACGGTCTGAATGTGGCTGTACTGAATCACAAGGATGCGGAGCATTGTAGTTCGCATCACTTGTATATGGTTCGCCTGCCGGGTAAGAGCCGCGAGGAGGTGAATCGGGTGATGGAACAGATGGCAGAACGAGGTATTGCCACGAATGTACATTTCAAACCACTGCCGATGATGACGGCATACAAGACACTGGGTTTTGATATTGCTGATTATCCGAATGCGTACCACCTGTTTGAAAATGAGATAACACTGCCATTGTACACCCGGCTCACCGATGAGGAAGTGGACTATGTGATAACTAACTTCGTAGACGTCATCAGGGATTTGTGA
- a CDS encoding sugar transferase produces MKRLFDIVASGLGLILLSPLFLILAIWIKADSKGPVFYRQVRVGRYNRDFRIFKFRSMRAGSDTGSLITIGGRDPRITRSGYFIRKFKFDELPQLINVLVGDMSLVGPRPEVRHYVNFWTPEQMHVLDVRPGITDPASIKFLNESELLEKAEDPEKYYIEVIMQEKIRLYLEYVEKHNFFYDLALIFKTFGVIVKEKLFSGSSMQS; encoded by the coding sequence GTGAAAAGATTATTCGATATCGTTGCGAGCGGACTTGGACTCATTCTGCTAAGTCCCCTCTTTTTGATTCTTGCCATTTGGATCAAGGCAGATTCAAAGGGACCGGTGTTTTATCGCCAGGTACGTGTAGGAAGGTACAACAGGGATTTCCGTATCTTTAAGTTCCGCTCCATGCGAGCCGGTTCTGATACGGGAAGCCTTATTACGATTGGTGGCCGCGACCCTCGCATAACCCGTTCCGGTTACTTTATCCGCAAGTTCAAGTTCGATGAACTGCCTCAGCTCATCAATGTATTGGTGGGCGATATGAGCCTGGTGGGGCCGAGACCGGAGGTTCGCCACTATGTGAATTTTTGGACTCCCGAACAAATGCACGTGCTGGATGTCCGCCCTGGTATCACCGATCCTGCGTCTATTAAATTTCTCAACGAGAGTGAATTGCTGGAAAAGGCTGAAGACCCGGAAAAATACTATATAGAGGTCATCATGCAGGAGAAGATAAGGCTGTATTTGGAATATGTCGAGAAGCATAACTTCTTTTATGACTTGGCGTTAATATTTAAAACCTTTGGGGTAATCGTGAAAGAAAAATTATTCAGCGGCTCCTCTATGCAAAGTTAG
- a CDS encoding WbqC family protein — MILETLREQASKAGADGKRYIAIMQPYFFPYIGYWQLIHAADLFVVGDSVHYIKHGWINRNRILGEGGQPQYFGIEVSHASCNRLISETKRVVSRKQAEYLCRVLKFYYGHAPNYSEAMEVIRPILLDEEPDLTRYLVSSLRTVADYLGITTEFRMLSEVSDRWEYRAPEIISRTCEHFGFTDYINPSGAGMGYYDKDAFREMGINLQFLRRNEDIRYKQFGGEFVPDLSIIDLMMFCSRDELHDILNRYHFL, encoded by the coding sequence ATGATTCTTGAGACCCTTCGGGAACAAGCCAGCAAAGCTGGAGCAGACGGAAAGCGATACATCGCCATCATGCAGCCGTACTTCTTCCCTTACATCGGCTATTGGCAGCTCATCCATGCTGCCGACTTGTTTGTGGTTGGCGACAGTGTTCACTATATTAAGCATGGCTGGATTAACCGTAACCGTATCTTGGGCGAGGGTGGGCAGCCTCAGTACTTCGGTATTGAAGTGAGCCATGCCTCCTGCAACCGACTCATCAGCGAGACGAAACGCGTGGTCAGCCGCAAACAGGCTGAGTACCTCTGTCGGGTGCTGAAGTTCTACTATGGTCATGCACCAAATTACAGCGAGGCAATGGAAGTCATCAGGCCTATATTGTTGGACGAAGAACCCGACCTGACGCGCTATCTCGTCAGCAGCTTGCGGACCGTGGCTGACTATCTCGGCATCACGACGGAGTTCCGTATGCTCTCGGAGGTGTCAGACCGCTGGGAGTACAGAGCGCCCGAGATTATCAGTCGCACGTGCGAGCACTTCGGTTTCACCGACTATATCAACCCCTCCGGTGCCGGCATGGGCTATTACGACAAGGATGCTTTCCGCGAGATGGGCATCAACCTCCAGTTCCTGCGGCGCAACGAGGACATCCGCTACAAACAATTTGGTGGCGAGTTCGTTCCCGACCTGAGCATCATCGACCTGATGATGTTCTGCTCACGCGATGAGCTTCACGACATTCTGAATCGTTATCATTTCTTATGA
- a CDS encoding glycosyltransferase family 2 protein, protein MDNNNLVSIIMPSYQCGRFIEESIRSVRAQTYPYWELIIVDDCSDDSTVEIVSEAKKHDNRICFIRNGSNLGAAVSRNLAIRKAKGRWIAFLDSDDLWEPTKLEKQIKFMVENGYVFSYHEYVEIDLHGNELGIHVSGKKHVKKFDIFACCWPGCLSVMYDASAVGLIQIKDIKRNNDTALWLKVIRRADCYLLPEILGKYRRRDGSITPKRLWDRILAHYPLFRVAEEMNPISAIFWVIMNMFGNAYKKMKYVKQYEVKGPYRV, encoded by the coding sequence ATGGACAATAATAATTTGGTGTCAATCATTATGCCTTCATATCAATGTGGGCGTTTTATAGAAGAGAGTATAAGGTCAGTACGGGCCCAGACGTATCCGTATTGGGAGCTGATAATAGTCGATGATTGTTCAGACGATAGTACCGTTGAGATTGTTTCGGAAGCAAAAAAACATGATAACAGAATATGTTTCATTCGGAATGGTTCCAACCTTGGAGCTGCAGTTTCCCGTAATTTGGCAATAAGAAAAGCAAAAGGGCGTTGGATTGCTTTTCTTGACAGTGATGATTTGTGGGAACCGACAAAATTAGAAAAACAAATCAAGTTTATGGTAGAGAATGGATATGTTTTCTCTTATCATGAATATGTTGAGATAGACCTACATGGTAATGAACTTGGCATCCATGTAAGCGGGAAAAAACACGTGAAGAAGTTTGATATATTTGCGTGTTGCTGGCCAGGATGTCTCTCTGTAATGTATGATGCTTCGGCAGTTGGTCTTATTCAAATAAAAGATATTAAGAGAAATAATGATACGGCGTTGTGGCTGAAAGTAATCCGTAGGGCTGATTGTTATCTGCTGCCAGAGATTCTTGGTAAATATCGTAGACGTGATGGCAGTATTACCCCAAAAAGGTTATGGGATCGTATTCTGGCCCACTATCCGTTGTTCCGTGTTGCAGAGGAAATGAATCCTATCTCGGCAATATTCTGGGTGATTATGAATATGTTTGGGAATGCATATAAGAAGATGAAGTATGTTAAACAGTATGAGGTGAAAGGCCCCTATCGCGTGTAA
- a CDS encoding leucine-rich repeat domain-containing protein — MKKQLLLFALMLLPLVVSAHEIEVKNTDGVTIYYNYINNATELEVTYKGYYPDSYQGNVVIPEEVTYMDKTRKVTSIGNNAFRGCSGLTSITIPNSVTSIGDVAFYKCSGLTAITIPNSVTTIGASAFYGCSSLTSVTIPNSVTSIEGYTFYGCSSLTSVTIPNSVTSIGDGAFFGCSGLTSVTIPNTVTSIGTHAFYGCSRLNSVTFNCKEIGTWFSDLSSIKEIVIGKNVTSIAQQAFSGCSNIQSIYSKVEDVFTISKNAFADNTYSNAKLYVPIGKKVYYEDTPWWLNFANIEEYDYGTDTSDDLPTCQTPTISYLNGVLTFNSDTEGAVCQYSITDEDIKSGSGNEVQLSATYTINVFASKEGYENSETATATLCWIDVDPRTESVAEVPAFAVLIKNEGGALTVQGIDDGTQVSIYNVNGTQVGTAVVQNGQATVSTSLQSGSIAIVKIGQKSVKVLLR, encoded by the coding sequence ATGAAGAAACAATTACTTTTATTCGCATTGATGCTACTGCCATTAGTAGTCAGTGCCCACGAAATCGAAGTAAAAAATACCGATGGTGTCACCATTTATTACAACTATATCAATAATGCTACAGAGTTGGAGGTAACGTACAAGGGTTACTATCCTGATTCATATCAAGGCAATGTCGTTATCCCTGAAGAGGTTACTTATATGGACAAAACACGTAAGGTGACGAGCATTGGAAATAACGCGTTTAGAGGTTGCTCTGGCCTTACTTCTATCACAATCCCCAATAGTGTGACGAGTATTGGAGATGTCGCGTTCTATAAGTGCTCTGGCCTTACCGCCATTACTATTCCTAATAGTGTGACGACCATAGGAGCCAGTGCGTTCTATGGTTGCTCCAGCCTTACCTCCGTAACTATACCTAATAGTGTGACGAGCATTGAAGGTTATACGTTCTATGGTTGCTCCAGCCTTACCTCCGTCACTATACCTAATAGTGTGACGAGTATTGGAGATGGGGCGTTCTTTGGCTGTTCTGGCCTTACCTCCGTCACTATTCCTAATACTGTGACGAGCATTGGAACTCATGCGTTCTATGGCTGTTCTCGTCTAAACTCTGTAACATTCAACTGCAAAGAGATCGGAACATGGTTTAGTGATTTATCATCCATCAAGGAGATTGTGATTGGTAAAAATGTGACGAGCATTGCTCAGCAGGCATTCTCTGGCTGCTCTAATATTCAGTCTATCTATAGCAAGGTTGAGGATGTCTTTACTATTTCCAAAAATGCTTTTGCTGACAATACTTATAGTAATGCAAAGTTGTATGTTCCTATAGGTAAGAAAGTTTATTATGAAGATACTCCGTGGTGGCTCAACTTTGCCAACATTGAAGAGTATGATTATGGTACTGATACTTCGGATGATCTTCCCACGTGCCAGACACCAACTATCAGCTATCTGAACGGTGTGCTGACTTTCAATAGTGATACAGAGGGAGCCGTTTGCCAATACTCTATTACTGATGAGGATATCAAATCCGGTAGCGGCAATGAGGTGCAGCTAAGTGCCACCTATACCATTAATGTTTTTGCCTCGAAGGAAGGTTATGAGAATTCTGAGACGGCTACGGCAACCCTTTGTTGGATAGACGTAGATCCGAGAACAGAGAGCGTCGCTGAGGTACCTGCCTTTGCCGTGCTGATAAAGAACGAGGGTGGAGCACTGACCGTTCAAGGTATTGATGATGGCACCCAAGTTAGTATCTATAATGTTAATGGCACTCAGGTAGGTACTGCCGTTGTTCAGAACGGACAGGCAACTGTTAGCACCTCTCTTCAGTCTGGTTCCATCGCCATCGTAAAGATTGGCCAGAAAAGCGTGAAAGTACTACTGAGATAG
- a CDS encoding glycosyltransferase family 2 protein yields MEMISIIIPCYNQAEFLPETLKYVQSQTYADFECIIVDDGSTDNSAEIVHSFMVNDPRFCLVSKQNGGTATARNVGLKAASGDYVIFLDADDFLHPEALARQLEHTTKRQLDVSLMEWSYFVERENREIVFMKHTPIKTRIFVSLHVSMLTRWGLDFTYPPHAIMYRMDFLRSLGLTFSEKIRYREDWDFLLDVSGIHGVRVAQLRDYEGAYYRQNPKGKTCSGSKMSKGNFIYLQYKCREVGFADFLLLSYRLSSEMVLLVGRMVKFRDYTMLSHLGILFRHWRSVLMLFGGICFLPLAVLHVAVRSVWEYSA; encoded by the coding sequence ATGGAAATGATAAGCATCATCATACCTTGCTATAACCAGGCCGAATTTTTGCCTGAAACGTTGAAATATGTTCAAAGCCAGACCTATGCCGACTTCGAGTGCATCATTGTCGATGATGGTTCCACAGACAACTCGGCAGAAATAGTCCATTCATTTATGGTCAATGACCCTCGCTTTTGCCTGGTTTCAAAACAGAATGGAGGAACGGCCACGGCACGGAATGTCGGCCTAAAGGCTGCATCTGGCGACTATGTGATTTTCCTCGATGCCGATGACTTCCTGCATCCAGAGGCATTGGCCAGGCAATTGGAGCATACGACGAAGCGTCAGTTGGACGTCTCGCTCATGGAGTGGAGTTACTTTGTCGAGAGGGAGAACCGCGAGATTGTCTTTATGAAGCATACGCCCATTAAGACGCGCATCTTCGTTTCGCTTCATGTCTCAATGCTGACGCGCTGGGGCTTAGATTTTACTTATCCGCCACACGCCATAATGTATCGTATGGATTTCTTGCGTTCGCTCGGATTGACCTTTTCCGAGAAAATCCGTTACCGCGAAGATTGGGATTTCCTGCTTGACGTGAGCGGTATCCACGGTGTGCGTGTGGCTCAATTGCGCGATTATGAAGGTGCCTACTATCGGCAGAACCCGAAAGGAAAAACCTGCTCGGGCAGCAAGATGTCGAAAGGCAATTTCATCTATCTCCAATATAAGTGTCGAGAGGTGGGGTTTGCCGATTTCCTCCTGCTTTCCTACAGGTTGTCAAGTGAAATGGTCTTGTTGGTGGGACGAATGGTGAAGTTCCGTGACTATACGATGCTGTCACACCTCGGCATCCTATTCAGACATTGGCGTTCGGTTCTGATGCTTTTTGGAGGCATCTGTTTTCTGCCTTTAGCTGTTTTGCATGTGGCAGTACGTTCTGTGTGGGAATATAGCGCATGA
- a CDS encoding glycosyltransferase codes for MEKRISIIFESDIYAQYGVFNSVRNRVLYLSKISDYVIDVYIVTKYLPWYLRLLRNINKQDRKKEIILDGITYHILWYRKSILEHIITEWFRLPPYFLNRFICRMAKEMRNYDFLSVHSGLAGKIAQKTKELYHIPYCITWHGSDIHTHPFQSKLAFAQTKLLLNNAYCNFFVSQALCDKATTITDSFRSEILYNGINSKFCCYSVEEKKKLRKTKGVPDGKKVVAFCGALLDVKNPLSLPPIFKSVMDNRENNLIFWIIGDGPLKPQVESEAESLHLPCVFWGNLPAEEMPVMMNCIDVLVLPSKKEGLPLVVIEALACGSNAVGSNVGGIKEAAGEDNVFDLDDSFVSQISTRINYLLHHTVEQPLNEVFDWKKTASKEKSVYDAI; via the coding sequence ATGGAAAAACGTATATCGATAATATTTGAATCGGATATTTATGCCCAGTACGGTGTATTCAACTCCGTACGCAATCGGGTTTTGTATTTAAGTAAAATATCAGATTACGTCATAGATGTTTATATCGTTACAAAATACCTTCCATGGTATCTGCGCTTATTACGCAATATTAATAAACAGGACAGGAAAAAAGAAATCATTCTTGATGGAATAACTTATCACATATTGTGGTATCGCAAATCCATTTTGGAACATATCATAACAGAATGGTTTAGATTGCCTCCCTATTTTCTGAATCGGTTTATATGTAGAATGGCAAAGGAAATGCGCAACTATGATTTCCTGTCTGTCCATTCTGGTTTAGCCGGCAAAATAGCACAAAAAACAAAGGAACTCTATCATATACCATATTGTATAACTTGGCATGGCTCAGACATACACACGCATCCATTCCAAAGCAAGTTGGCTTTTGCGCAAACAAAGTTATTGCTTAATAATGCATACTGCAATTTTTTTGTGTCACAGGCATTATGTGACAAAGCCACAACGATAACAGACAGTTTTCGGAGTGAAATACTGTATAATGGGATTAATAGTAAATTCTGTTGCTATAGTGTTGAAGAAAAGAAAAAACTGAGAAAAACAAAAGGTGTGCCTGACGGGAAAAAAGTAGTTGCCTTTTGTGGTGCATTGTTAGATGTAAAGAATCCACTATCATTGCCACCTATTTTCAAGTCTGTGATGGATAATAGGGAAAACAATTTGATTTTTTGGATAATAGGTGATGGCCCTTTAAAACCACAAGTGGAGAGTGAGGCGGAATCCCTTCATCTGCCATGCGTTTTTTGGGGTAACCTCCCTGCAGAAGAAATGCCTGTAATGATGAATTGTATCGACGTTTTAGTACTTCCAAGCAAAAAAGAGGGGTTGCCTCTCGTAGTGATAGAGGCATTGGCTTGTGGCTCAAATGCTGTTGGTAGTAATGTTGGGGGGATAAAAGAAGCGGCAGGTGAAGACAATGTATTTGATTTGGATGATAGTTTTGTTAGTCAAATATCAACTCGTATAAATTATTTGCTTCATCATACTGTTGAACAGCCTTTAAATGAAGTGTTTGACTGGAAAAAAACAGCAAGCAAAGAAAAAAGTGTTTATGACGCCATTTAG
- a CDS encoding glycosyltransferase family 2 protein, whose product MKLLIVCVNYNSYGELCNYLQSVDKSASNVEGDLQLDVIIADNSSSKEVVDCGAYKAIQVKQVELQNLGYLGGAQAIINNLEDVSQYDYIIISNVDLQFEDETIKQLKNFKAGDDVAWVAPSIYSEKFKRNLNPSIINRYKRWKLTLLKLTYNSLFYSIYTKYYYANKGKNVVYPMMDIYAGHGSIIILTTNFFRIYPKIDYPIFLYGEEIYLAELIRRKRMRVVYAPSVEIKTTGGVSTSKMPSDSYFKFNKAAINFILKTFY is encoded by the coding sequence ATGAAACTATTGATCGTTTGTGTGAACTATAATTCATACGGGGAACTATGCAACTATCTTCAGTCGGTTGACAAATCTGCATCAAATGTAGAGGGTGATTTACAACTGGATGTAATAATAGCAGATAATTCTTCCTCAAAAGAGGTCGTTGATTGTGGTGCATATAAAGCTATACAGGTAAAACAGGTCGAACTGCAAAACCTTGGATATTTAGGTGGAGCTCAGGCTATCATTAACAACCTTGAAGATGTCAGTCAATACGACTATATAATCATTTCTAATGTTGATTTACAGTTTGAAGATGAAACCATCAAACAGCTGAAAAACTTTAAAGCAGGAGACGACGTAGCATGGGTTGCTCCGAGTATTTATTCCGAAAAGTTCAAAAGAAATCTTAATCCGAGTATTATAAATAGATATAAACGGTGGAAATTAACTTTGCTGAAGCTAACGTACAATAGCTTATTCTATAGTATTTATACAAAGTATTACTATGCCAACAAAGGGAAGAATGTGGTGTACCCAATGATGGATATTTATGCAGGTCATGGCTCCATTATTATACTCACCACCAACTTCTTTAGAATCTATCCAAAGATAGATTATCCAATATTCCTTTATGGTGAAGAGATATATCTTGCAGAACTCATCAGAAGAAAGCGAATGAGGGTAGTGTACGCTCCTTCGGTTGAAATAAAAACGACAGGAGGGGTTTCTACATCTAAGATGCCGTCAGACTCTTACTTTAAGTTCAATAAGGCAGCAATCAATTTCATATTGAAAACCTTTTATTAA
- a CDS encoding NAD-dependent epimerase/dehydratase family protein yields MDKINLNDKTLLVTGAAGFIGSNLVKRLLRDVKGATIIGIDNIND; encoded by the coding sequence ATGGATAAGATAAACTTGAATGATAAGACCTTATTGGTTACTGGTGCTGCCGGGTTTATCGGTAGTAATTTAGTAAAGAGACTGCTTAGAGATGTGAAAGGAGCTACCATTATTGGCATTGACAATATCAATGACTAA
- a CDS encoding lipopolysaccharide biosynthesis protein, whose amino-acid sequence MSESLKQKTVKGLGWSALDNAARYGMQFVIGIVLARLLTPDDYGLLGLVGIVTVVCTALVNGGFTTALIRKNDATDDDYNTAFICNLCMSLLLFATVFLCAPLIADFFGRVELTALVRVSSLGLIIGALGMVQQTRLTKRIDFKTQTKITIAATALSGIIGIGMALTGFGVWSLVAQQLTSQVMTTILLYIYNRWMPRLRFSSESFHDLFGFGWKMMVSGVLDTVWKELYQVVVGKFYTPATLGQYTRAKQFSTLFSSNLTSVIQRVTYPVLSHIQDDQSRMVSAYRRIIKVTMFVTATGMFFLAAISEPLLYCLIGPKWHDAAVYLPLICINGSLYPLHAINLNMLQVQGRSDLFLGLEIVKKLIGLIPLAVCVFWGIMPMLYVNLAVGVVAYFLNSHYSGRLIGYSSWMQVKDIAPSCLVAAIVAVSVFFVKYLPVSYWVILPLQIVTGAAVFMVLCQLTRNPEYIEMKTMLAPYLRKVKR is encoded by the coding sequence ATGTCAGAATCGCTGAAACAGAAAACGGTGAAGGGCCTGGGCTGGTCGGCATTGGACAATGCCGCCCGCTATGGCATGCAGTTCGTCATCGGCATTGTGCTGGCCCGTCTGCTCACACCCGATGACTACGGGCTGTTAGGACTGGTGGGCATCGTCACCGTTGTCTGTACGGCACTGGTCAACGGCGGGTTTACAACAGCATTGATTCGCAAGAATGATGCCACAGACGACGACTACAACACGGCGTTCATCTGCAATCTCTGTATGAGCCTGCTACTCTTCGCGACGGTGTTCCTCTGTGCCCCGCTGATTGCCGACTTCTTCGGACGCGTCGAGTTGACAGCCTTGGTTCGAGTGTCATCCTTAGGCTTGATCATCGGAGCACTGGGCATGGTACAGCAGACACGCCTGACCAAGCGCATCGACTTCAAAACACAGACGAAGATTACGATTGCGGCCACTGCTTTGAGCGGCATCATAGGCATCGGCATGGCACTGACGGGCTTTGGCGTATGGTCGCTGGTAGCCCAGCAGCTTACTTCACAGGTCATGACCACCATACTGTTATATATATATAATAGGTGGATGCCCAGGCTCCGATTCTCTTCTGAGAGTTTTCACGATTTGTTCGGATTTGGCTGGAAGATGATGGTGAGCGGAGTGCTTGATACGGTATGGAAAGAGTTGTATCAGGTTGTCGTCGGCAAGTTCTATACGCCGGCAACGCTGGGACAATATACCCGAGCCAAGCAGTTCTCCACCTTGTTTTCGAGCAATCTGACTTCTGTCATACAGCGTGTCACCTATCCGGTACTAAGCCATATCCAAGACGACCAGTCACGGATGGTCTCTGCCTATCGGCGTATCATCAAGGTCACCATGTTCGTCACTGCAACGGGCATGTTTTTCCTCGCAGCCATTTCGGAGCCGTTGCTTTATTGTCTGATTGGCCCCAAGTGGCACGATGCTGCGGTCTATCTTCCATTGATTTGCATCAACGGCTCTCTTTATCCACTCCATGCCATCAACCTGAATATGCTGCAGGTGCAAGGACGCAGCGATCTGTTCCTCGGTCTGGAAATCGTCAAAAAGCTGATTGGCCTTATTCCTCTTGCGGTATGCGTCTTTTGGGGCATCATGCCCATGCTCTATGTGAATCTTGCCGTTGGAGTAGTGGCTTATTTCCTTAATTCGCATTATTCAGGCCGCCTGATAGGCTATAGTTCGTGGATGCAGGTAAAAGACATTGCCCCTTCTTGTCTGGTTGCCGCCATTGTAGCCGTCAGCGTATTTTTCGTCAAGTATCTTCCTGTAAGCTATTGGGTGATATTGCCGCTACAGATAGTAACGGGGGCCGCCGTCTTCATGGTGTTATGCCAACTGACAAGAAACCCGGAATACATAGAGATGAAAACGATGCTTGCTCCATATCTAAGAAAGGTAAAAAGGTAA
- a CDS encoding DUF3791 domain-containing protein — MSQEIQNKAEYIVIFISEFARCFGLSAVQAYRYLNRYKAIDFLDEHYNVAHTQSFEDMVQNMAGYCQRHGGALV; from the coding sequence ATGTCACAGGAGATTCAAAATAAAGCGGAATACATCGTCATTTTCATTAGCGAGTTTGCTCGTTGCTTCGGTCTGTCAGCGGTGCAGGCTTATCGCTATCTGAACCGCTATAAGGCCATTGACTTTCTGGATGAGCATTATAACGTAGCACATACTCAAAGTTTTGAAGACATGGTGCAGAATATGGCTGGGTACTGCCAGCGTCATGGAGGGGCGCTTGTATGA
- a CDS encoding glycosyltransferase has protein sequence MEERQYRWMVCTRCVTFNQAPYIEDAMNGFTMQQTTFPFVCTIIDDASTDGEPEVIRQYLQEHFDLEDKSVVRNEETDDYVLCFARHKENRNCHFAVLWLKYNHHSRHKSIMPYIAEWKGNSKYYALCEGDDYWTSPQKLQRQVLFLEQHDDYVMSYSQAAVRSGNDIVGLRKFNTCDFESIICFNGITTLTVLFREELRERFGDEIRPIAPGGWLMGDYPIWLYLSLKGKIHYIAEPLGVYRLQSESASHSADLQKSLDFADNVCQVRLFFMDYAERITGVRNAKLRKKVAVENMKRMLSVYYSFNDFTGAKNYLKGNRKKLSFLSFFILKLKVIKESYIAGWKNVYR, from the coding sequence ATGGAAGAAAGACAATATAGATGGATGGTCTGCACAAGGTGTGTCACTTTCAACCAAGCGCCCTATATCGAGGATGCCATGAATGGCTTCACGATGCAACAGACCACATTTCCGTTTGTCTGCACAATTATTGACGATGCCAGTACCGACGGCGAGCCGGAAGTCATCCGCCAATATCTGCAGGAACATTTCGACTTGGAAGACAAGTCTGTGGTACGTAACGAAGAAACAGACGACTATGTGCTTTGTTTCGCCCGGCATAAGGAAAACCGGAATTGCCACTTTGCTGTGCTGTGGCTGAAATACAACCACCACAGCAGGCATAAGTCGATTATGCCGTATATAGCAGAATGGAAGGGAAACTCGAAATATTATGCCCTATGCGAGGGTGATGACTATTGGACGAGCCCCCAAAAACTGCAGCGGCAAGTTCTGTTCCTTGAGCAGCATGACGATTATGTCATGTCGTACTCGCAAGCTGCGGTTCGCAGTGGCAACGACATTGTCGGTCTCAGGAAATTCAATACGTGTGACTTCGAGTCGATTATCTGTTTCAATGGAATAACGACCTTAACCGTTTTATTCAGGGAGGAACTGAGGGAACGGTTTGGGGATGAGATTAGACCGATAGCCCCCGGTGGTTGGCTGATGGGCGACTATCCTATATGGCTCTATCTGAGTCTGAAGGGCAAAATCCATTATATCGCAGAGCCCTTGGGCGTGTATCGGCTGCAGTCTGAAAGTGCTTCTCATAGCGCAGATTTGCAAAAATCGTTGGACTTTGCTGATAATGTCTGCCAAGTAAGACTGTTTTTCATGGACTATGCGGAAAGAATAACGGGAGTTCGAAATGCGAAGTTGAGAAAGAAGGTAGCGGTCGAGAATATGAAAAGAATGTTGTCGGTCTATTATTCCTTTAATGATTTTACAGGCGCAAAGAATTATTTGAAAGGAAATAGGAAAAAACTTTCATTCTTGTCTTTTTTTATATTGAAACTGAAAGTCATTAAGGAAAGTTATATTGCTGGATGGAAAAACGTATATCGATAA